GGGTAGGTTCTAGGAGCCACCTCCTCCAAtccatgttgttgcttcttgAAATAGGTGCTTTCTAGAAGATAGCTGCTTTCTTGAAAATGGGTGTTAGCTTCAACGCCTTCAGCAAGTGTTCCTGAACTCACCGGAAATAATTTCCTCGCTACGTGCCCGCCACGAAACTACAGAAAATGCACGAGGAGGTTGATTGAACTGAGAATGCTTTATTCAAATCAATTTAAAAGTGTAGCAGACGCCACTACTCACCAGTTGCTTTACATGACATCGACTCCCAGAACGGCTGAGATGTACcaagttttatttatttgtttgtttatttgcctAATTATTcatttacctatttatttatttatcgcaCGTCCACCTTTCCTTAAATAATTTTAATGACTATTTTCTATAAAAGTTCTATAGATGTAGCGTATGGCTCGCACTATACTTGCGGCACTGAATTCCGAacttattttgctttctttttgatAGATAACACTACGTTATATTTCTTTTAGATAAGATAAATGTGACTTATCAAGCAGCGTTGCATATTCCTACAGCTTCTGCAGCTTTAAATCCCAcaatttgctttgtttttttttttcaaagctttgttgttgttttagttttttttttttcaagtctttCAAATGCATACCTTGATTGGTTACCTCGTCGTGTTTTTACTTCGTGATGCGTTGCCAGCAAACTGGACATTCACAAGCTAGGAACACATTACTGAAACCTACTGGTAATAAAAACATCGCGAAATCGTCGGTCATAGGACGCTTTTAAAGAATAAAAACAAAcgcctggtaaaaaaaaaagaagttgtatGACAGGTATAAATTTGATTGCGGAGCCTAGTAGTTCGTAGCATGTACCCACTACGTGTAACTGTTCAAGGGAAGGTAGTTCATTCtttctaaatatttttttcttgtttttagatGTCCGACTGCCATGTGGTTCTGCATGCTTCTACTACTAGACATCGGAAATGTAAAAGGTATGGTCCTTTCATGTCACTCCAGTGCCCGAGCAGCGCATGATACTACAGCACATACAATCGCTATATCTTTAGAAAGAAAGATGCTTCGACCGTAAAGTCAGCGTTGCCTTATAATGGGCAATGATTTTTTATAGTATGACGCAAGCAATTAGCGCGTACCACTGCTCCTCGAAACTGTCCAATCTTGTAACGTTTATATATGTCGCTAAGAACCCAGGGAGGTGTCATACATTCAGTGCATCAGGCTTtccactatctatctatccatatatatatataatatatatatatatatatatatatatatatatatatatatatatatatatatatatatatatatatatatatatatatatatatatatatctgtctgtctgtctattcatcCGTTTTTTAAGCACTTCCGGTGGCGCACAACTTTTCATTCTTTTTACATTGCGCtacacttaaaggggccctgaaacactttttcaagtaaccattgaATGGATTCGCTGAAAGTGCTTACCccggtattcacaaacgctcctcgactcgacttccatccttcacttgacaggGTTGAGCcctgcgccactgctcggctgaaaatgacgctgcgctactcaagaatcatggctaattatcgctgatatgcagggacttgccgtgcctagagatggcgcttccatcggctttctcaagtgaaggtgaagcgttgagtgaatggacgttctagaatacgagcATTAGCGTCTCATGAAGTCAAGGCCACAAGAAGTTTAAGAATTTGTTCAGTACGAacggagttacaaaggtttgtctcacgctgcaatcgcatttccTCTtatctcgtcctgacgaaagcgctggaagctaagcagggaggaatggcacgggCAAGGAAAATACGTAACgtgcgccttgtgaccttgatcacttttactttgtttttgttttttggaaTACAGGGCTTTTTTTAGTGttatcgcgtgcgcacgcgtggacaggtCGCGACCTCTCACGGTGATCCCTGTAATGACCGAGCGCACCGTGCTcaattcagccaatggctgatagatgaccttctacgagtgatttttatAGAAGCCTACATGACCGCTtgttttagggtggagacatctcaAAAAGTGCCCTAAAAAACTAGGCCAAAATTAGTGGGCAATCGGGCCCGCTGTGGCCAGCTTCCGCCAAATTTAGCATAATTTTCTTGTATGCCGTTTTTGGGGAGCCAGCCGTACAATCCCACGCCCTTCCCCCCCGCTACTCGTGATCTGCAAGATTATTGTCTTGCAGTGTATTTTCAGAGGCTATTTGCCAGTCTAAAACTTCAAGGCGAAAATCTTCGATACATCAGGCGTGAAATGTCGGTGGCGTCCAGCGTCCCCGTTCACACGAAACATTACATGCATCAAGCGCGAAATGTAACCGTTCGTGGCGTCATCCAGCGTTGACGTCAATGCGTTACCAACGCCTCCCGCTACATGCATCAAGCTCGAAACGTAACTGTCGGTGGTGTCCAGCGTCAGAGTCAACACGTTACATGCATCAAGCTCAAAACGTAACTGTCAATGGCGTCGTCCAGCGTTGGAGTCAACACGAACCCTTAGGTACATCAGGCGCGAAATGTAACTGTCGGTGGTGACCAGCATCGGCGTCAACACGTTACATGCAAAGCTTGAAACGTAACACTCGGTAACAttgtccggcgtcggcgtcagcacgtTACATGCATCAACCTCGAAACGTAAcggtccgtgcgtccgtccgtgtgccgTCGGTGCTTCTGTGCGTgcgtcaatccatccatccattcgtgcgttcgtccgcgcgtgcgtccgaGTGCCCGTACGTACACCCGGCcgcgcgtccattcgtccatccttgcgtgcattcgtccgtccgtccgttcgtccgcttCGCCCACTTGTCAACAATTCAcctcgtagatatgctgtgatttttagtGCTACATGGGACTTCATGTATCAATTATTTCGTGTTGACGCTAACACTGAACGCCATTAACGCTTACATTTTACGCTGGACGCATCAACTgtttcgtgttgacgccgacgctggacGCCACCGACGGACACGTTTCACGCTTGATGCATCTACTGCTTTGTGTTGACGCCTACGCTGGGCCATATTATCGAGGATGGAATGGAGCCAGGCGTACACGCAGTGTGGGCCACAATTTGGTGCGATTGCGTGGCATTGtcgtctggcaacattgtgttttggcgggtggaggagcgttggcggcatgtagtgggtcaaaggctagCACCACCCTAAAGCAGGCGGTTATGTAGGCTCCCCACATTTTTAAGCTTCCACCGTCATtcgtagagagaagagaaagcaattttcagctgacttcaaattctaggccacgtgctactctataatatttggctcgcgtgttctgggAGCCTCTAGAACCaattggcagcattttctgaccatgctcaaaaagtgttgcagggcacctTTATGCCCACCTTAGCTTATTTATTGTCCTGAAATGTTTCGTATTATTTTATTTCCCTCTTCGTTTAAAATAGGCAGGCATTAGACAGGCTATTGATCCTACGTACCTTGTACCTAATAGACGTTTTTCGTGCAGCTCACCGCTAGCCTACATCAAGGACTCAAAGAAGATAAGAAAGAAGTGAAGAGAGCACATGGAGCTTCAATCTAAGATAAAATGACATAGCTGTGCGTTGTACATTTTGCAAACACTCTCTTTCAGGTAACGCTCCCAATATCGACTACTCCCACAACATGAGAGTGCTCAAGCTTCCTAAAGAAACGCCGATTGGTAAGCATGCGAATCTTCTAGCCTGCCTTGGTGTACGTTTTATACTGGTCGAAATTTTAAGTTAAGTATTCAGTGAAAAACAACGGCAATTTTATGTATTCTTTCATGTATTCTTTATTTTATGGTTTTATGGGGATTTTATGTATTCTCTAAACCCGTAAAGTCATGCTGCGCAACGCAGTATGACTACGTAGCGCCAAACGTAGTGCCAAAGAAGCGAGGCGCAGCAAGAGCTTGGTAACTTATTACATTCAACCGACTTCgccttctattcgtttcaacgcACGCTCCGTAAACAAGCATCAAATGAATCACTATTGTCATTCCTATTGTACGTTAGGTGATGTCTCTGATTGGATTTCTATGAAGTTGGTACATCTGGAAGTCAATTGTTGTTGTGTTCCAGATATTTAGCGCTTCGATTACAATCTGTATACTTGAATTAGAAACGATATAAATTTTTCGTACAAAATACCTGAGCCGGTATATCCCTCCATATAATTCACGCATGTGGCTACGTAAAAAACATTGAAATAAATTATTTTCCTACTCGAATAATGAACTTATAATTCTTATTGTTGACATATACAAGAGATATATAACAAGATTTTGGCGCACAAAAAAGCCGTCAGCTGCTCCTTAGCTCTTAGAGGAGTCGTACATAGAACATACAGGGCCCAACAATCACGTATAAAATAACCTTCTCCCAGTAACCCCCGAACATAACGAATACGCAGCCCAAATTATACGATTCTCGTGACGTTATGACACTTCAATATGACTTCTCAAAAAACACAAATAGTAATGCTGCTTTCGAGACTATCTTCAGTTAAGGAAACTGTACAGCTGAGAAGTACTTGCCATAGGGCTAGTCGGTTCATCCCTGtaatgaccaaaaaaaaaaacgactttgaGCACATGATCaaaaaggagggggaggggggaggagtAAGGTGAGTGCTAATTCATTTTTTTGTCGTTATGTGTCAAGTGACCATAGTTTTTAGGTCAATACAAGTTGTAGAGGTGAGTTATATCGTAAGCCTCCTGACAGGGTTGACGTCCCTTTAATGATTAGGAGTGATAACACTCGGCGAGATCTGCTTAATGCGCTGTCTGTAGCGTGATGTCCGGGACATTAAAAACATTGAAGAACATTCCTCAGTCTCATTTCGGTCTCCGCTCTAACACCAActtatttttcttatttatgtTATACGTACTTTGCGACAGAAACATGGTAAGCAATTGCGCTTGATTTCTACGGAAAATTGCGAGAATTGCACCCCGTATTCACCGGAAAGCTTCCACgggaaaattaaaaataaaatgttgCTCTTTTACCCAGGAACCATTGTGTACAGACTGAAAGGTTCCGACGCCGACTCAGACGTGCTCACCTTCGGTGCTCAGGACGCCGTTGGTAAGGCGCTCTTTCAGTTCCGCTCCGTCCAGTTCAGCCAGGCTGACGTGATTCTCAAGAAAGCGCTCACGGTCAGTTGGACTTTATCTTCTcacatttttctctctctctctctccttgacTATCTGTGAAGTATGCAAGTATCGATTTCTTTAGTTTAGATACAGAAAAAAATGGGAAAGAATACATCGAGAGTACAGTTTTTTGGGTAATTCGAAAAGCGTTTTGTATTTTGGAGGTGCTTGAAAAAAACGAAAGTACAGAATGGCTGTGGTTTTCCATGGCAATATGTTTGCACAAACCTCACAACAGAAAGCCACAGTTacactgtgacgttgtttttccAAGGCCTAAAATTCCAGTAGGTGAATACAGATTGCGCTCTAGCCATCTACTCCAAAACTGGTATTCAAcccagaaagaaaagaaggatagaaaaaatacaaagcaCTTAGTAAATGAATACACAATCGCCAGCATACTTTGGTTCCTCCTGATCACTGTTTGACCCTGCATTTTCTATCTAGCTGTCTTTGCTTACAAACATAGCTGGCGTATACATATATTGTCACAGAGACAGCCCTTGACTGCAGGGGGGATCTTGATGTGCTTAGctacttacgaaaaaaaaaggtaagaatTTGTACAAAAATGAAAGCCTAAATCAATCAAGGTGAATAGAGGGTGATAAGAAAGAAAATTTGGCATACGCCGATCCATGGAATAAATATACCATCAAATCATTTTTGCTCATAATCAGGCAAACTTGAAATTTGTCCTGGTTCGAGGATCAAGCCCTCATATGATACCTATTCCAGAGGTAGCGCTACCAGTTGAGTTGATTTGGGGGCTAGCCGTTGGCAGCACAGGGACAAATTGttcgacaactcgaagcacatgaACATCGAATGTGGCAAATAATTGATAACTCCTGGTGAGCTCAGTTGGCTGAGTGACTACCCCGAAGAGCGCGGGTCCCGGTTTCATTCCCAAGtcaggttgttgtttttttttttttttttgcaaatgggAAGCTTTATTTTTCTAAGCAATCCACGTGTATTCACTTGTAGCTTCGTCCTTCGATTGGGCAGACACTAGTTTTCCTCTTTAAGATATCCTAGAAGCGGCTACAGATATTTAAAAACTCTTCAGCAAAGATGTACAAAGATAAAGCGTATCTAAATTTGTTTATTCACACAGCTGAATTTTCTTGTGCTTACCCCATATACAGGAAGAAGAATACACAATACGGCTCTTCGTCACGGATGGTGTGGAGGTGAGTCACCCTCTCAAACGGCATGTTACAAGGCAGAATAATTGAGACATTCGATATATCAAGTATTGAAGATGGAGTGACGTTAGTAATATCTCCAATGTGTTACCCATATAGTCGAAATATTTTTACCTGACAGCACGTCACCAGTGCTCAGAAACGCGTTCTGTAAAGGCGGTACTAGAAGGCAACCTGCACAGGCTACAACAATACAATAGTTGGTATGCGCTTCTGCCTTCAATTAAATTGGCCTTAGTTAACAGCCTTATCGGTCGTATCATGTATGGCTCGGCGTGAAGAACACGCCTTAGTACACTGTATGCTGTACGCAACAACGTTCATCCAGCCAAGTACGCACGAAACAGACAGCTCACACAATCGCTGTGTTGAAAGGTCGACAACATTACAAGCACACGGTAATTTACATGCAGGAATGCTACTGAAAGAGAGAGTGGGGAAAAGCGAAATTCCTAACTGTAAAAAGTGTAGGAAAGCTATGCAGGTGACCATTTGACTCATACCCGTTACAAGACGGATATCCCTAAATTTATTCATCACAATTATAAAGCTGGATCTTTTTAATGGTCAATGTTAGTTCCTAAAAACTTAATTTCCCGTAAAAAATCACCCGACACAGCTACACATACTCAAATTTAATGTCATCCCTCGTCACTATTCAGCAAGCGTATCAGGGCCTAGTTAATTTGCGAGTAGCACAAGCGTGACAGTTTAGTCGGGGTTCAGCTTTAGTTAGCTCAGTTGCAGTGAAAACTAGATACGTTTTTCAATTCACACTTTCGCTCCTTTCCTGACGCTCTTTGACATGTTCCCGTTTCTAGACAACCGAGGTGGAATCGGCAATAATTGTGACCAACGGTACAGGACTTCCGCATCCTTTCGTGGATTACAGCACTCTGTTGCGGGTGCCAGAGGTGAGCTTGCAGCAACTACGCCACTCAAGTAAACGTTATCTTTCATTACTTGCAGATCTACATATGAATGCATTATTgtaatacagggtgtttcaagaaatctGTCCAATATTTTCTTAAATCATAAAAAGGCACTAATAGCTTGCTCTCTTGACAATTGGTTTTTATATAATGACAGGTATCTTAAAACGGTTCAGGATGTTATTTGGAAAGGGAATTGGGAGAGTTAAAATAAATAACTTTTTAATTGCTGGAATAAGGCAGGTACGTTAAATGGGAGAATCGAAGTCCTTCATGCGAAAAACCGATTTCCACTTTGAGATTTTGGTAAAGTAGCTTCTAGTAACAACTGCAAATAACGAAGTTCTCCTTAAGTCTGCGgggaaaccgaaaccgaaacgcCAAAGAGCACAACTGAAATGAGGGAGCGTTGTTATATCAACCATCGACCGACTTCGTTGTGTGGGTGTGTTGGCTGGTTGCGCTCGCAATTACAGCACGCATGACACACATACGTTATCGAATGGGGAAGAGCTACAGCCCTGTAACCACTGTTTTGAACAGTGGCGTCATTgtagtcgtctgcttgttgcACTCTCCGGTCTGTTGGTATCGGTTTCGCCACAGAATTCAGAATTTGATGAATTCGTAGTTATTACTAGAGGCCACTTTTTTGCAGTCTCAAAGCGCCAATAATTTTTTCGCATTAAGACCTTCAATCCTCTCATTCGACTTAACTGTCTAACTTCAGTAATTTAAAAGGTAATCAATTCAACTTTTCTAATTACCATTCTAAATCATGTATTCAACCTTGCTAAGGTGTCTGacgctacagaaaaagcaactgtgaagacagcgagcaaattGAGTCTTTTGCTGATTTTTAAGTAATACTGAACACATTttaaaacaccctgtatatatacgTTAGGTCTCTCTAACTTGTTATGAGCATTAACACATCATGAGTGCATAGGTACGTTCTTCTGAaggagaaaaatatttttttttttcattttaagtaAGGAAAAGCAACGAGGAAATGATAGTGCATCTACCTGTCACCATCTATTTCTGTGTACGTACACCCCTCAGGGACTGCAACGTGATAGTTTGAGGGTGCCGCTACTGGCGATTGTTGCGTTGCGTTAAGCTCTGCACGCGCAGGCCGGTATACAGGCCGTACAGAATATCAAGACTTTCGCACGACACATACTCAAAAGCAACCCTAAGGAATAGTATAACCCTGGGGCGGCTGTTGGAGAGTGTGTCACGCAGAAACATCTATATCATGTGCGTGTTTCTGTATGGGCGCGTTCTCGTTTATGGTTGGTTCGTGCCTGTATGTATACACTCTTATCTGAAGATGTCATTGTGGCGAGTGGTAGTTACACAGAAACACTGTACCGTAGactcacatttttttcttcagctcGTCAGGGTAGGGAAGTTACTAACCTTGTGCCACTGCTTCCCGGTAGGTAGGAATTATAAGTGGTAAGTGCCATGGTAATGAAGTTACTAACTTAGCCATTACTAGCTTTCTTAGGTATGTTGTGACAAGCGCTTACAACCTCAAAGTTGGTAAATACCGTTACATCTTTACGAGTGAACGGCAGACTAAATGAATCATCAAATTTTCATTGCATGCTATCGCTAGCAGAGCAATGTTAACCggttattttcttcttttttttttgcagaacacCAAAGTCAACAGCAGCATCGGATACGTGACGGCAAGAGAGCGCGAAAACAGCAATTTGCCAGTGACCTTTGAACTCCGGGTATGCAGTAAATCAGTCCTTCCTATTCTTGGTGATTAAGGCGACTTCTCAGATAAATTCAAGGTGGAATAAGCCGACAACCTAAAATCTATAGAGGTGCAAAGAAGCTTGAAATtgaagtggtaaaaaaaaacctgCATTTGTCTCTGCACACAGGGTTCGGACAAATTCAAGATCCGTTACGAGTTTGGTCCGCGCGGCACAAGCAAGGCAGTGATCCAACTCATCGAGCTCCTCGACTACGAGACCCGTAAAGTGTACGAACTCGACATCCTCGCGCTGGTGAGGGCCGctgaattttttattttctttctttcgaatTTTGTCATCACCGACTACTCCTTGACGCCGCTGACATAATTAGTTAAAGTCGCAGAGATGCATTCAGACGACGCCGCGGCATTAACGAAGACTTTCGGCTGCCTTACATTATCAACGTGAACCAGCCAGAACGTTGATGAATTCTGCTGTTGGTGTGGGCCTGAACattcataccccccccccccccaactctagTTTTCGACTTTATCATTAACGCATTCCTCTGACTCTGGATAGTTTGCTCGGTCATTGCGAACTCTGTCTTCGATTTCTTCCTTGAACATAACTTCGCCGTACCACGTGAACTTGTATCATTCGTTTTTTTCTTGTAGCTATAGTTTCGCTTTTATGCAACTGTTTTGTGCGGATATGCTCTTTTCAGGACCACTGCACAAAATACACCCATCTTGTAACTTTTATATGCCGCGAAGATTAAGCAGGCAAGGTGAAGCATGTGATTACTGCATAACACTCGACGTTGCCCACACAAATGACATCAAGAAATGTGATTAGTATGTGTGACTCTCTgatgttttcatcatatagtaCTATAAATGACTTAAAACATGTTTTGGACTATTTCCATTACTACTCTAAGTCGTAATGGCAAGAGTCACAAAGTATGTGTCGCTCTAAGCGACATGTTTTCAAGATATCACTGAATTTGTGAAGCAGCTGTAGCTTGGAATTGCGGCACCTACCCGGCCCACGACAAGGTACCCCTCTGCGATACGCAACACGATACCAGACAAAGTGATCGGTTCGAGCACCTTACAACGAGAGCACGAGAAGAACGGCGCACAGGGTGAAGGGTGATCCTGTGCCTTTGACTGGCCTTTGCTATGTGCGTCTTTCCTGTTTTGCTCGCGTCGTAAACTACTGGAAGCGCTCTGTTTTCACAGCCCCTCTGTCCTGATGTACTTAGTGGCTGTGCGAACCGTAACTAAACATTGAACACAACACGCAACACGAACCACAACTGGCTTTCACTCCATTCCACAACTGTAATGGAGCGAAAGCCTTTGGAGGTTTCACTCTATTCTGTAGCAGTGAAGCCGTTTTCCTTCTATCCAGTGATTCGTAATCTGATTACCTTACTATGAAGGCTCGTTCAAGTATAACAGATAGGAACCATCACATGTTGCCCCTGATATGTGCGAGAACTCCTTGCGTCTTACCACGCAAACAATACCACCTTGCAGCTGCCCCTGTGACTCTCACATTCAAACACTCTAAAACCCTCCTCTATTCGCACCGCTAGGACTGAAACTGCGAGAGTTATAATAAGCAAGATTGGCTTGCACTTAGGTTCACCAAAATGTTGCTCAGCCAGACTCAGTCCAAAGGTTGGTATTAGTTGAAGTAAGTGTTAGTGACTCGTCATGTGAGTCAGCTTGGTGACCTGCATCAGAAAATTATTTGCATGCACAATTCGCGCATAAAGCGACGATTACGTTGCGAAAAGTTCTAACCGCGGGGCAATCTTCTCTGTATATTACAACGCGGGTGTTTATACCTGAGCCGTGACGGGCACTTTGCACGCACAACGTTCGTTGCAGAACgcgtggacggacgaacgctacgaCACACGCAACGTAGCCGTACTGTCCATGGCCGTGGTGGCTCAGGACGTGCCGGACACGCCGCCGCACTTCCTGGACGTCCCGCCTGTCGTCACGGTCTCGGACTCGGCGCCACCCGTGGGTAACTTTAATGGCTGCGCACGTGTTCGTGAGCCAGCACGCAACCAGTAAGGTCGGCCAGTGATAGTAAGCAACTGAGCTCTGATTAAATTCATGTAGACACGTCTCCTGTTCATCAACGCATTCTTGCTGCGCGGAACCATTTGcgtttgttttgctttttcttttaaaCGTCCCCATCATAGGAACTCATAGAAACTTGGGAAGGCGATTGGGAAGACGATTGACCACACTCGATCAGGCACGGCGTGCCGCAATAGCCAGTGGGACTCTGGACGAGAGGCTCTACTTGCATTAACCAACAAGCCTTATTTTATTGAAGTTGTCTCGTTTCCTCTTCGTAAAAAGATCGATGTTATACTGCTTGCTCAAGTACAAAACCTGCCCGTTTAGTTACTCGAAGAAAAGTCTTATGTTGCTTCAGTGtgtgaaagttaaaaaaaagataATTTTTCTGCGTATGAACTGCACTTTCAAACCATTTTATAAGTAATGTAGGCTTAAATTAAGACCAGTGAATCTCCCAAGGCCGCTTCCTGGCGGAAATATCAAAGTATTGTTTGTTTGCCTCTGTACGTCCACCTCCAACTTTTAGGACCTATTTGGCACTGGGTACAGAGGAGAGTTCCTACGTTTTGTAGTAATAAAAAACGTAACTGCAGGAAACGTTCAATGACTAATCGATGATACAAAGCCTCCTAGTTCAAGTGAACGGTAGTGTCGCAGATCTTTCACCAATCATCAAGCGATAAATAATTTTTGTATGAGCGTTCTTGTTCACATTAACATTAATAATAACGCATCGTTCTCCTTTACCCTTTCCTGCATTATACATGAAAGCAAACTTGGATTGGAAAAGATGCGGCGTGCTgctttaattttctttttgtcttcatTTATACGTTTCTTAAATTCAGTATGATTAGTAGTATTACTATTACTATTCT
The Rhipicephalus microplus isolate Deutch F79 unplaced genomic scaffold, USDA_Rmic scaffold_1166, whole genome shotgun sequence genome window above contains:
- the LOC142796132 gene encoding cadherin-86C-like yields the protein NAPNIDYSHNMRVLKLPKETPIGTIVYRLKGSDADSDVLTFGAQDAVGKALFQFRSVQFSQADVILKKALTEEEYTIRLFVTDGVETTEVESAIIVTNGTGLPHPFVDYSTLLRVPENTKVNSSIGYVTARERENSNLPVTFELRGSDKFKIRYEFGPRGTSKAVIQLIELLDYETRKVYELDILALNAWTDERYDTRNVAVLSMAVVAQDVPDTPPHFLDVPPVVTVSDSAPPGTSVLKLTAVDGDYGNPRNLTYLLDK